GCAGCCGACATGTATGAATATGCTTCAGATGCTGAGACAACATACTATCTCTCGTTTGATGCTCACCAAAGTATTCAGGACAGTGAGTATGCAATACGCGAGATATTTATGAAACGTCCCGAAAACGAAAGCCCTGAATCATTTGCCATTGTACTTAAGGACAGCGGCAAAATGATTGGAACCTGTGATTTTTGGAAGGTTGCCGGCGATGAAACCTATGAGATGGGTTATATTCTCAACAAATCATATTGGGGCAAAGGGATAATGTCGGAGGCGGCTCGCGCTGTCTTAAAGTTTGCGTTCAACGATTTTGGTGTGAGACGCATGGTGCTTCGCCATCACGCAGATAATGTGGGCTCTCGAAAAGTCGCGATTAAACAAGGGTTTGTTTATGAAGGCACAACCCGACGCGTCACAAAATTAGAGAATCGCTATGTTGATTTATTAATTTATAGTATTTTAGATGAAGAGTTTAAATAGGAGAACATTATGACAAAAGAACTAGCACAAAAATACAACCATCTTGAGGTTGAAAAAGATAAATATCAAAAGTGGGTTGAAAAAGGGTATTTTACAGCAGGGGATAAAAACAAACAGCCTTATTCAATTGTAATCCCACCTCCCAATGTTACAGGTAAACTTCACTTAGGTCATGCTTGGGATAATACCTTACAAGATATTGCGATACGTTACCAACGTCTTTTAGGAAAAGATGCCTTGTATCTACCGGGGATGGATCATGCTGGAATCGCAACGCAAGCCAAAGTTGATGAACGTTTACGTGAACAGGGAATTTCGCGCTATGATTTAGGACGTGATGGGTTCCTTGAAAAGTCATGGGAATGGAAAGAAGAATATGCTGGACATATTCGCGATCAATGGGAAAAAATTGGAATTTCAGTGGATTACAGTCGTGAACGATTCACATTGGATCA
The window above is part of the Erysipelothrix sp. HDW6C genome. Proteins encoded here:
- a CDS encoding GNAT family N-acetyltransferase; translated protein: MSRYHIPEIETNRLLLRALNPSDAADMYEYASDAETTYYLSFDAHQSIQDSEYAIREIFMKRPENESPESFAIVLKDSGKMIGTCDFWKVAGDETYEMGYILNKSYWGKGIMSEAARAVLKFAFNDFGVRRMVLRHHADNVGSRKVAIKQGFVYEGTTRRVTKLENRYVDLLIYSILDEEFK